The DNA window GCAGGCGCGCACACTCGCCGAAGATCGCGGAATTCGTTGCCTCGTACTGGATTACGACGCGCTTCGCGGCGCCGAGAGTACCGAGTTCCGACTCTTCTGACTAGCGCGCCGGCTGGGACAGTCGCTCGTCGAGCAGGGCGCGGTCGTCGGCGTCGGTGCGCGCGTTGTAGTCAACGTCGTCGGGACGGACCAGCAGTTCGGGTAGATCCGCGATCCGGTTGCGTAACCGCTCGAGATTGGTCGCGACGTCCTGCCGGGACCGATCGGCCTGCGCGGCCAGTTCCCGCGAACGGGCCAGCCGTGCCGTGGCGATGTCGAGGGCGGCCTGCTTGATGCGGGCCGCCTCGTTCTCGGCGCGTTCGCGTTCGGCCGCGAGTTCGGCCTCATGCCGTTCGCGTGCGGCCCGCCGCTCGGCCGATCCGGTGGCCTCGAGTTCGTCGGCATGGGCTCGGGCCGATTCGACGATGCGCTTGGCCTCGGCGTGTGCAGCCTCCATGGTCTTGGCGTGCTCGGCTTCCATGGCGGCGGTGCGTTCGGCGATCAGCCGAGCCGACTCCGACTCGTGCGCCGCCGCGGACTCCTTGACCTCGCGAGCCCGACGATCGGCATCATCCACCAGCGACTTGGCCGCGGCGGCCGCCTCGGCCCGGATCCGGTCGGCCTCCTGCCGGGCCACCGAGAGCGTCTCGGCGGCTTCCGCACTGGCCTCCGCGCGCATCTCCGACGCCTCGTCGGAGGCCAGTTGCAGCATGCGCGAGAGACGTTCGCTCATGCCCTGTGCGGTGGTCGGGGGGACCGAGAGCTTGTCGATCTCGCGGCGCAACTCGTCGATCTCGTCGCGCGCCTCCTGCAGATGCGCGGCGAGTTCGTGCGCATTCGCCGTCGCGGCGTCGCGATCGGCCGCGAGCACGCGCAACTCGGCGTCGAGCCGTTGCAGGCGGTCGGCGACCTGGTCGCGGTCGTAGCCGCGCATCACGATGGCAAAGGGCAATTGCCGTGGGGCAGGGGGCATGCCGCCCATTCTAGCGGCCGATCCCGGGAGGGCCGTGGACGTCAGTGACCGGAATCGGCCGCCGGTTCGACGAGCTCCAGCAGGACGCCACCTGCATCTTTGGGATGGACGAAGTTGATCCGCGAGTCGGCGGTCCCGCGCTTGGCGGCGGGGTAGAGAACCCGGATGC is part of the Gordonia bronchialis DSM 43247 genome and encodes:
- a CDS encoding coiled-coil domain-containing protein, whose translation is MPPAPRQLPFAIVMRGYDRDQVADRLQRLDAELRVLAADRDAATANAHELAAHLQEARDEIDELRREIDKLSVPPTTAQGMSERLSRMLQLASDEASEMRAEASAEAAETLSVARQEADRIRAEAAAAAKSLVDDADRRAREVKESAAAHESESARLIAERTAAMEAEHAKTMEAAHAEAKRIVESARAHADELEATGSAERRAARERHEAELAAERERAENEAARIKQAALDIATARLARSRELAAQADRSRQDVATNLERLRNRIADLPELLVRPDDVDYNARTDADDRALLDERLSQPAR